A window of Lodderomyces elongisporus chromosome 8, complete sequence genomic DNA:
TTTTGAGTCAGTATTATCAATCAAGGTGAGTATAGTGTCCATGAACAGTTCAAAGGAACGGCCTGGGCCATATGGCTCATCCTTTCCAACGGATGATACAATCAACACCGTGGGTTTCTGACTAGATGATACCTTTTCATTCTCGGCTTGTTTCAATGTGTATGTAATCTTCTTCAATCCGGTCAGATTTTCGATATAATTCTGTTTAGAGTACGGTGTAGAAtctggtgtttttttttctgagGATTCTTTTTCCAGTAGCAGTCCCGCACCTTCGGTGTAACCTTTTGACGATGGGTAAGCGGGGACAATTGTTGGCGATATTGTTGCCGATGACAAGTTGTAAATAGATAGCACCACAAGAGACGTGATTATTAAGGATACAATAGTCCAAGATTTCCGAAGTTTCAAATCACTGGCTGGCATGGCTTATAAGTATATAGTAAAAACTCTTGGTGAAAAGGTGATTGGATGGGAGGGTGAAGGAGAAAgtgttttgtctttgtttttgtttttcttattattctttttttttttctttcaatagTAGAACTTAAATGATGGTTTagttgaaaatgaagatcctgaaagagaaagaaaaatacacCTTCTTTGTAGGTGAAGATAAGttgatgataaaaaaataaaaggtGCTGGAATTTAAAGTTGAAGCTTGGCTTttatgaaaagaaacaagaataaaaaggaagatTCTTTACTCTTTCAGTactctttctttcacacacacacacacacaaacacacactaactctctttttctctttctttatatgtatatatatgtaagtagggagaaggagaatatatatatttatatatatatatatatatagacgAAATTTAGTTCACGTCACAAATTCGCTTTCTATACTTTGGGTATGTGTCTCGcatatttttaaaaaaaaaattgggtgAAAGATATATGGTGACACGCAGAATAAGGAGACGCAGCAGCTAAAAGTGGGTTTTATGAAAACCCTTGGTTGGTTTTTCAAGACAGGGAGGATTTGCGCAAAGTACTTTTTTCACACACAAgcggaaaaataaaataaaaaaaataaaaaaaaaaatttacttTCTCTCCGACTACGTCCTCTTGCAGTCCCTGCCTTTCCTCCTTTCCTCCCATTCATCCCTTCCCaccaaatttttaaaaaaaaatggaaagaaaatgtATTAGACGTGCAATCTTTAATTGTTCGCCCTCATGTAATATCACCTAAAAACAAcatctgtttttttgtttaataaTGAACAATAGGCTTGGTTtatttttggaaaagttgTGAGATTGCATGAACAAGCACAATGAATTGATAAAACCACCTGGAAcataaaaagagaaagagagagagagagacaatAAAATTTGGAGATAATCTGCCCTTTCGAGGCAgtgttttctttgtatttggctgaaatttttctttttctttttctttttcgtctttgtttttttttttttttttgataatatCGCGTTGTCATTTTTAATTGTCTTTCAATAGTATTTTGATTTCATATCAAACACCAAGGGACACCAAacgaataaaaaaataaaatgaagaaaaaaaaaaaaaagaacacaGAGTTTGTCAcatcttttcctttgaCCGTGCAGtgttcttttccaaaagacACTCTGTGCTTGTAGGTACATTGACGATTAATTCCGTGGGGTGCGGGTACAAGAAACACGGGTGAAGGTTAAAAATCGAAGAACCAGTAGGCTGATTATTGGCCATACCTCAAGCAACCAATCTTGCACTTTAACCAAACCCCAACAACAcaagtctttttttcccttccttcttttaGCAAAAATTTCCGAGCCATCCGGACCGGGACTCAgccttaaaaaaaaaaaaagaaaaaaaaaaagaatcggTTCTACTCACGTAGATTACAAAATAATTACTGAGGACTAAGACTTTTAGCTCATATAATTATAAAGCAGGacgaaaaacacaaaagaagaagaagaagaagaagaagaggaagtagtagtagtagtagtagtagtagtagtagtagtagtagtagtagtagtagtagtagtagaaaatgaaaaagaaaatgccAAACGTCAACACGTGAAGCGTTCGAGAGTACTGTATAGCGTTCTCTTCTATCTTGCAAATGTGCAAATTTCAGAGTTGTGTCTATTGCatatttttaaaatttgtCTTTCATTCTATTCCCAATTCACTACAAACTCCCACAATTCACTCCTGCTTTTTCCTTAAAAACGTACCACCCGCTTTTCCAAGGACCTGCTTCGACGtcttattgtttttgatgATTTTTAGTCCATGAACTCACTATTTCGTCTTCACCCATTTTGTTCCTGCCCCCTCTTCCCCTTCTCCCAAAGTTTCGTTCAATACATGGCGGTGTTCATTAAGGAAAATACTGCAACTATCATCATGGATTCTTTGAGCACTTTTCAAGATAATGGTATATTTCGTTCATCGCAGCTACAAAAACATTCCACATGTAGGAGCGCATACCTATTCtctaaaaaaataatcgGAGGATGGAGGGAAGGGAAAGATAAGAAATGAtaagagaaacaaatatGAAGCAGAAATAAACGgaaaataagaagaaaagaagaaaagaagaaaagaaaacaacacTACTACCAACAAGACTACAGAATGACAAATCTGtaattttgaaacaaaaacaaacaaaaaagaaaaataatattaacaTAAAGCACGTAATAGTATGGgtaaaattgttgaaataaAGTATAGACATGTGTTGAAACGACAAAGAAGACATAACAcgactctttttttaaaagttAGAGtcacaacaaaacaaacaaacaaacaaacaaaaaaaaaaggaaagaaattCCGATCCTATGATATGTccgtaaaaaaaaatataaaaaaatttcaaagtaAAGAAGATATCTAAACAGCTAATGGGAAAGAGCCAGCCCATTCGCTAATCTCCAGTTTGACCTTTTCCAAAGTCTCGTCTGATTCGTTCAAaatcttgtttttgaaatccTTCAATTTGTTAGCATCCTTGGGCAAAGATTCTTGAGTCTTTTTGGCGAAATTGACTGCAAAGTCAATGTAGTCAACAATTCTCTTGAAATCCTCTTCGCCTAAACCTCTAGTAGTCATAGCTGGTGCACCAATTCTAACACCACCCGGGACTAAAGCCGATTTGTCACCTGGAATAGAATTTTTATTCAATGCGATATTGATCTTTTCGCAAACAGTTTCCACTCTAGCACcatcaatttgtttgtcCTTAAgagaaaccaaaaccatGTGCGAGTCGGTACCATTGCTAACCAATTTGTATCCCTTGGCAGTGAATGCTTCTTCCAAAGCCTTGGCATTCTTCAACACTTGTTCTTGGTACTCTTTGAACTCAGGAGTAGCAGCTTGCTTCAAAGCAGTCGACAAAGCAGCAATGGTGTGGTTATGGGGACCACCTTGATGACCGGGGAATACAGAAAAGTTTATTGggttttccaaatcatAGTAAATCTCTTGTCCAGTCTTTGGGTTGGTGGATCTCACACCTCTTCTAAAGAAGATCATGGCACCTCTTGGACCCCTCAATGACTTGTGTGTAGTAGTGGTAACAATATCGGCATATTCAAATGGTGAAGGGATAACACCAGCAGCAACCAAACCTGAAATGTGGGCcatatcaacaacaaggtAAGCACCAACCTTGTCCGCAATCTCCCTCATTCTCTTATAGTCAATCAATCTACAATAAGCACTGGTACCAGCAACCAAAACCTTGGGTCTGTACAATACAGCAGTCTTTTCCAACATATCGTAGTCAATCAAACCAGTTTCCAAATCAACTCTGTATGGCATGGTCTCAAAATAAGTTGAAACAGCACTGATTTTCCTAGAATCAGTTTGATAACCGTGACTCAAGTGACCACCGTGAGGTAAATCCAAACCCATTAATCTCTCGTGCGGTTTCATGATGGCTTGGTAAACTTGCAAGTTGGCCGGAGATCCACTTAATGTTTGCACATTAACACCCCAACGGTCCGGGGTCAAGTGAAATGCCTTCAAGGCTCTTTCTTGACACAAGGTTTCCATTCTGTCAATGTGCTCATTACCACCATAGTATCTTGCACCTGGGTAGCCTTCAGAGTATTTGTTGGACATTGGAGTTCCTAAGGCATCAAATACGGCAGTGGTGGTGAAATTCTCAGAAGCAATCAACACAATCGAATGCTTTTGTCTGTCAACTTCATCCTTAATGATTTGATCGACTTCTGGGTCTGTCTCTTTCAAGTGACCTTCAGTTAATTGTCTGTGAGTTTGTGATAATGCGTAAGACatagttttttgtaaaacaaaaaagattatACAAAGCAATAAGAAAAGTAATATGCTGTAGATGGAAGAAAGATTGAATGAAAGAAATGTGAAAgtcaaacttttttttttgaattattTAAATAACGAGAAAAGCGGAGTAAAATTTTCGATGCCGTAACAGGTGGCTCAGCCCACGTGACtaattttgcatttttttttttatcccTTTCTCATTAGGCTCTTACTATATAAAACCAGAAAAGGAGTCAAAGAATTCGCGCAAAATAATATTGTCGCTAACCTTTTTCAACATGCAATTATTAATGGCTCTATTACAACATAATTTTATAATAATACCTATAAAATGACTCTTTTGTCATCTTGAATATCATTATTACAGCAATGACAAACGCACGGAGACCTGCCCACCTGCCCGTACACAGTAATTTAAATAAACTGCTATAACTGTATGCACTTATTCTTACGAAAGAAGATCTCTGAAAACACTATTCACATGTCTCAAGTCAGACTATTGTCCACCTCTCACACTGTCCAAGATGGTATTTTCAAAGTCCATAATAAACTTCCGTTGAATCTTTTCTCTATTCACTGTAGCATATCAACTCCGAATACTAGCTTTATGCCAAATCTTTTACTACATAGAAAAACAACCCCGACAAGAAGAGGGAATAATTGATCCAGTAGACACACACGGTACTGCAAACCAGAGgtaaagagagaagaagagtGTCCCTGAAAATTCGCACTAAACCCAAGGGAACAATTaacacacactattggcagcaccccgttttgcagcacccatttggttttttgttacgacgcgtttggtagcgcatacaattgcacacacacTGCTGAGCTACCTGAAGGGACTTCCTCGCcgttctgttcccctcacttcctcgcgggttttgcaaccaaaatgtatatggcataacacaagttacttgttaatccccaaccacaaggcgtgactggagggctacctggtgaagtataaatatccacaaacaaaacccttgtgacctcaaaccttcttttacccttttcttcttcttcttttctttcttcttttccttcttcttttccttcttcttttccttcttttaccaCAATTAAACACACAACCAAGCCTTACTCGACAACATTAACCAGATTTTACAATCAATAATTTAGTAagactacaatttaaaaattaacaatgcccttttttaataaatgttttcaaaacgtctttgcaaaggattccaaacctttttacttttccaaaaaactTGGATCTCAACTGCCTGTCCAAGAATCTATAATTCCAGAAGAGGCCGAAAGGTTTCTCATTGCTGAAGGTGTTAGACGCTCCACAATTGCCGGTAAGAAAAGACCGTGCAAAAGAGGTGATGTTTTCAAAGTGTCCTTGCTGTTCCAGGGGTTGAGGACAAAATTCAAATCGTTCAACCCAAAGATGTTCCAATGGATGAAATGGTTGCAGCAAGTAAACGACACCGATTTTATACAATCGTTTGTTTCGAAGCAACATTCTGTGGTTAGAATTGGTGAGTCTGCATTTACATCTGCTGATAAAAAGTATCTCATCTACAGAGTTTCAAAGGAAcactttgaagaaattgaaagtgAAGTTGCAAATTCAACTACTCTCTGGGAAGAAGATTTAGTTTTGCCTCcatatcttcatctttttagTATGAAGGTCTATGATGAGGACAGGTACTATACTATAAGCCCTGTTCTTGACAACAAGGCTGATAGGGAGTACCCTTCGGAACAAGACACAAACAGCGCTAACTACACAAACAGCGCTaattacacaaacaacactagttacacaaacaacaccaattacacaaacaacacaaacaacacaaacaacGCTAACAACGctaacaacaccaacaacaccaacaacacaaacaacgctaacaacaccaacaacaccaacaacgccaacaccaacaccaacaacaacaccaacaacgcTAACAACGCTAACAACGctaacaacaccaacaacaccaacaacgccaacaacaacaacaacaccaacaacaccaacaacatcaacaacaccaacaacaccaacaacaccaacaacgctaacaacaccaacaacaacaacaacaacaacaacaccaatgaTGCTAACTACATAAGTGATTTCATTTCTACACGAAACACTTGCTATATCAATGAAGCTTTGTCTACTGCGCATTGTTCCCGCACGTCGTGGCAACACATATACTGTATTGACCAAGATAGTATAATGGGCACTATCGGAATTCCAATGCTTGCCGAGGAGAGGGAGAATCTACTCTTAAAGCTttcacaacaaacaaaacatcttgtagctcaaaagaaaacaaactacAAGCTTGTTATAGGAATTGTCTTTAATGAGAAAATTCGACCAAAAATCCAAGTTTGGTTTGACGCCCACCACCGAATTTATAAGGGAGAGGGCAGGATTAAGACTCTCTTCAGGTTTGGCAAAGCAAAGGCCAGAACACCTGAAGAGTATGCTTCATGGTTGCTAGAAAGTTTAGATCAACACATTGAGGTTATAGAGGGGGAACTACATCCagaaaactttgaaatcaCGACACCACCCCTAAGTACCAGCCTCACTTGCTTCCTAAATAGCATTAAAGCGAGTTTCAAAAAGGtttttaaactctttttgAATCTATCCAAGGCTCTGCGAATTGCAGAACTTGGACAAAGCTTAATTAAtgctaaaaataaaaaactaaaaaaaccagaaaaactaaaaaaaccaaaaaaacgaaaaaaacgaaaaaaaagaaaaaaaaaaacacgaaaaaaaagggattAAGACCGAAGTTAAAAGACACCTTGATCCTGATGCTATTCCAGATGCTATTCATCTTATTGATcctgatgctgttcctaaagctatttctgatgttacctctgttgctgcttcacggatgactatatcacaaacccaaccatgatcccaaagcaggggagcccaccgacctctgctaccgtttcccatagccaaccacaacattgcactagtgtagctgccgactcacacatttattctgaacttggcagatcctgcgacaaaatggcgcctttgtcgtatgatcttgtacgggggacgaaaaatgtggaggacgcatatgcactaggggtatcaacaaggcacagcgggatcatataatcacaggttgagttgtataagtcactgtgcaagttgtttcagatggtgcagaagaaatgCTTGTGGAATCAGTTCTCGGGGTTTAATTTTGCTACATaataatcattgtttgctcgtggtGGAATAGctttactaccactactactgctgctaccaccaccactactattaatatttatcatagaaatcatagaaatcatagaaatcatagaaatcatagaaatcatagaaatcatagaaatcatagaaatcatagaaatcatagaaatcatagaaatcatagaaatcatagaaatcatagaaatcatagaaatcatagaaatcatagaaatcatagaaatcatagaaatcatagaaatcatagaaatcatagaaatcatagaaatcatagaaatcatagaaatcatagaaatcatagaaatcatagaaatcatagaaatcatagaaatcatagaaattatagaaattatagaaattatagaaattatagaaattatagaaattatagaaattatagaaatcatatttggcatagtgtgtgctatccagtgtcgaccaaactcaaagcaTGCGCTTCAAAGTTGTCAAAAATTTTactggtgttatttctggtggtgttgctgatgctgttcctaatattgctgctgctgctccatggccaactatatcacaaacccagccatAATCCCCAAGAAGGAGAGCTCACCAAAAAGTGTGCCCGTGTTCAAACACCACAAAGGgccctgctactacttattttatccgtcactggcacgcacacacttttggtatctcccattgcacctgcatctTCGCTCGTTTAACATATACAGCTTTCACTCGTTTTCAGGAATACATCATGGTGAGGGACTCAGTGAGTTTTGCTACTAATAtatgcacttttttttctaatattaacacacctttctgtttatgtatacactctgctatttgtaattgaaccattcttctatttcgcacTCAGCCTACAAACGAAAGTAAACACTAAAATTTACGAcctagttgttgttgttcttctcaaattgaacgttctgtatatttcgcgcaatcgctgtcattgcaaactagagtatctcggactggagtatgtgtatgtatacgcgcacgtgagctgctgtgaacgagtcaacctaagatacacgtaagataTACGCAAGATGT
This region includes:
- the SHM2 gene encoding Serine hydroxymethyltransferase, cytosolic, giving the protein MSYALSQTHRQLTEGHLKETDPEVDQIIKDEVDRQKHSIVLIASENFTTTAVFDALGTPMSNKYSEGYPGARYYGGNEHIDRMETLCQERALKAFHLTPDRWGVNVQTLSGSPANLQVYQAIMKPHERLMGLDLPHGGHLSHGYQTDSRKISAVSTYFETMPYRVDLETGLIDYDMLEKTAVLYRPKVLVAGTSAYCRLIDYKRMREIADKVGAYLVVDMAHISGLVAAGVIPSPFEYADIVTTTTHKSLRGPRGAMIFFRRGVRSTNPKTGQEIYYDLENPINFSVFPGHQGGPHNHTIAALSTALKQAATPEFKEYQEQVLKNAKALEEAFTAKGYKLVSNGTDSHMVLVSLKDKQIDGARVETVCEKINIALNKNSIPGDKSALVPGGVRIGAPAMTTRGLGEEDFKRIVDYIDFAVNFAKKTQESLPKDANKLKDFKNKILNESDETLEKVKSEISEWAGSFPLAV